In Lolium rigidum isolate FL_2022 chromosome 3, APGP_CSIRO_Lrig_0.1, whole genome shotgun sequence, the genomic window TTGGTCTATATTAGTTGTCATAGATTCGATGTATTACAGAAAATGTGTGTAGACACATCCAAATCAGCGTCAACTAATTATATGGAGCAAAGGGAGTAGGGTTTAAGTTGATTTAAAACGTAGGAAGTACACTTCAAGGGATGAATCGCTGTTGATTAGATACATGTTCCAATACAAGGATATACCCAAGGGTGCATCGTCACTAATGCTAAAGTAGGCCAATTGGGCTAGAAACTACAATTTCGGACCTTTTTCATACTCATTGCCATGCATCAACACATTCATCTTAACTTTTCCACACTAACCGGAAGTGCCTATTATTGTATCGTGTCATCAAATGATCTCGGTATGGAGTTTTATGGACCATATGATCACTTCTTCCTTAATTAACATAGCAAACACACCTGAAATGCCCTTCTTTCTTCGCTTTTCAGTTGCTCCCAATTTTCGCCTctgttttttcttgttttcttggaaACATTTAGGGTgtgcttttttatttttctagcgTTGCCCTATCAAATATTTGGCTAGCCAAAATTTCAGTTAAAGCTTTGCTTGCCCATAAGTTAGAAAAAATGAATTAAAGTGGTAAAGTAAGCATTGACATGCCAAAAGATTCCTCCTAAAGAAAGACATGCCAAGATTGTGATGGTACATCGGATTTCTCTATCAAGTGTCGAAGATTTAATTTAATTTAGTCAAAAAAGAGATAGTCTAAATTTAAATTAAAAGCCTCGgatgtagctttttttttttgtagaagatAATCTTagcatcttttgttttcttatacGGAGTAGATAGGTTTACATATAAGAAGTTGACCCGTCAGCACATACGGCCCAGCCCACTCGTGACAGCCGGCAGAGCCTACGAATTGCCATCGACCACCTGGTGGCCGGTATCCCCATTCTCAGACGCCGATCCTGCTCCTCCTCTCGCCCTTCTCTCTCGGCCAGCATCTCCGGCAACGGTGGCCTCTCTTCAACCGCACCTCCCTTCTCCTACCACGCTGCCACCCCATCCTCCCTGCGACCAGATCGACAGCCACGCCTTTCATCCCCGTTCTTCCTCCTCGGGTCTCTGGAGATCTACGCCGGCGACGACCCTCTTTGCCGGCGGCCCGCCTTGCCGGACGGTTCTAGTTCCTACACACGGTGAGTTCCTTCACCTCCCTGTACTCTATATCCCCTTCTTCTTTGCAGACCATCACTCCGATTTTCGGCAACCGCTGAGCCCGTGGCTAGGCAAAGCCCAAGTAAAATTCCATTTGAACGCTAGGTTGTTCTGATTGTTCTGTTGTGTATTGGAGGAGTTTGTACGTTTAGATTGTAGATCTCCTTGTGAACGCTTGTTGTTTCATTACCACGTTGATTTACTGCCCGACATCATCATGTTTTAAGGTATATTTCCCATGTTTTCAGCTCATATATCAATTCATTTTAGGGTAATCTTCTTATACGGTTAGAGTTATCGTGTTCATGGCCGTGTaacatatatatattcatactgGTGACAAGTATATTTAACATCGGCCTAGAGTTGTATGGCAAAATACGTAGCTTGCAAAGGGATTGCTTTGACTAACAAGATGAATATGATAGCTATCTTTTTCAGGTCTCAGTATGTTCCAGTCGGTAGCTAGGGTTCTGTACATATTTACTGAAGCTGATACTTGCTTTCTTATCTTGCCTGCATAATTTTGCTTTGTAGTTTCATTGGCAATAATTTCAATCAAGGAAGATTGAAGTGGTTGATGATAAATGAATGTGTTGGATGATTAACAGGGACATGATGCATCAACAATAAAGATGTTTGCTGTCTTAGTTGGTCTGTGCTTTTGAGTAAAACCTTCTCATATGCCATATTACAAACCGAAACTGGAAAGGAACATATTATAAAATTATTCTTTGCCAAAAATAAAAGGGTACAGCCTTTTTCAAAAGGCACTATCCTGAACCCTGTAGATTTGGTGCTCCTTGATAATTATTGATTAGCAACACAAGTAGGACCATATTTTGCTGAACATCTACACTTCAAGGCACCATAATATTTGCTGATTGTGGTACAGTGTCCAAATCAGATTGATCGTAGCAACTACTCATGCTAATAGATTGGACCATTTGATTGTGACTTTACCAGAGGGAAACGTATTTTCCATCAGTACCACTGTTATTTGACCTCCCAAACGCACACGCACACTCGCACACGCCTTAACTCCAACAGACACCACATttgcaaaattattattgatccgGGACATGGAAACTATATTTGATATGTTGTACCAATGGCTATTTGTCCATATTCTGCTTATTACAGTATGTTTTTCTTTCTTTACCATCCTTATACAATTCAAATTACAGCGATGTAAAAGATAGGAGTAATCGTGCTACTTCTATTTATTCTTGCCATGAATTAACCTGTCTTTGTTTGACCATCCCTTATTAATAGGCACCTCTGGTTCAGCTCTTGGTTTGTATCTGAACCCTGTCTGTATCCTAGAGGGTAGAGGGCATTCCATTTTCTTCAGTGAAGTGATTAAGAATGGAAAATGGATTTCCCGGTGAAGTTCTCAAGGCTGTTTTCCCTCTAATGGATGGTAAAGACTTGGTCTTTTGCATGCTTGTATGCCGCCAATGGCGCGAAATAGCAAAGGACGACTACTTCTGGAAATGTATCTGCTCACGGAAATGGCCTTCCATTTGCAAGGAGCCTCCTTCTGACACAAATTTCCAAAAACTTTATTTAACTTTCTCCAAGCCAAGGAAGACAATGCAGCTTCCTGTACCTAAGCTCACTTTTGAGGATCTGGTGTTTTACATTGATATGTGGCATGAGGGATCGCTGGTCTTCTCTCAAGCAGTTTCAGGTTGCATTCTTCGAGCAGGTCTTCAGAACACACCTGGCGGCATTCCAGATATACTGGTAGCACATCTGAATACCACAGACTGCACTCTGATGATGGAAGTCAAACCCAAGTTGACAGTCCCTATGGGGCCAGTCATCACCGTATCGGTTCTTGCCCACCGCAAGGACACCCACAAGATGACTTGCATAATTAATACGTCGACTTTTGATTACATTGATGGGAATGCAGCGCGTGCATTGGCATATGAATATCTCAGGTTTTCACCAAGATACCCTTTCATATCAGACATCCGTGCGTGGATGTCCTTGCTTTTCCTGTACAAAGGAGCACACTCTATAGAGGTATTTGGTATTGAACTAGATTTTTGTGATGCGGCAAGGTCGGAGTCTGAGATCCTGTGGCTCTTAGACATGCTTGATTGGAAATAGAAGTTAATCTTTCGTTGTAATTTTAGCCCTTGAGGTATGTAAAGGATGTTCATGATTTGTTGATCATTTCCTGTTGTAATACTGAACTAGATGCTTTATAATACTGGAAATAAATGGCGATGTGTGGCCATCTGTTTTGTTATACTCTCATCTCATGCCCAGATGACTGATCTGGCGTTTGAATCTCAAACACTTACATTCGCTGAATCTGTGGTGCCAATTCTGAATTTGCTACCGAGAGATGAACAGTAATCATGTAAGACCTGTCAAGATGCCGGATCAGTTGCTCAACTCCAAGCCAAAGACACATAATAGCTGTCTATAAACAGTTCTGTATTCTTCACAGTATGAAAAACTCGAGATTAATCAGAGGTATAGGAAATCAATGTCATTTTGATGTTCTGAAATTGAGTTTCTGATGTTCCATATCACTGAAACAAGTAGATTTTGCATCCCTTTGTCTCTGATTGATTGGCTGTAAAATTTCAGATCTCGAATACTTCCAACTTGTTTTCTGAATGTGTGTTCCTCTCTAAAACGAGGGAAGTTTCTGTGCACCAATTCTGGAATGTTTCCTACGCCTGTGTATCATTTGGGCCTGAAGGGTCCTTACCTTGTTGCCAGCAGCGTAAATGTTCAATATGCTGGGATTATATAAGGCCTGTAATTTTACAGGTCCGAATCAAGGTGTCTTTGTCGTTTGCTAATGGACATTTTGACAAATTCAGCACCCAGTATTCGTTCAAAATGAAAAGATTGCCACTATAATAGAACCAAAGTTACAAGGTGAAATACTGGACAACTCTATGCCTATGTATGCAGCGAAATCCAGAGCTGAACTGAAACTGAATGCTACTGGATTTAGCCTGATAAACTGCTAGTAAATCGAAGAGGAACTTCAACAGTACACCCTTCGGCTGAGAACTTGGATTAACTTGGGCTGACCAACTCGCAATGTTCAGCGCGCCTTCATGAAGAGGAACGGGATCGGCAGCTGGGATGGGTCCGGCGACAGGGAGAAGGTCGGCCCTGCGTACTGCGGCTTCTCCAAGTCCAAGACATCCTCATCTTCATCCGTCGGCGGCTTCGCCTTCTTCTCGAACCGGTCGGCCGACGGCGCACGGCTGGCCGCTCTTTTGCTCCAGCCGTCCCTCCACGTCGGGCGGCTCGCGCGCTCGCCCCCCGAGGTCGACGTGCCGGCGCGGCCGACCAGCTTGTCCTCCACCCAGCTTGAGCCCAGGGAGGCTCGGACGGGCATTTTGCTAGGGTTCCGATCAGctgattccccgccgccgccgactttGCTTCGATCCGATGaaacgccgcccccgccgccaagTTTATCCTTGACCCAACTCTCACTCAACGTTGCGCGGCCCGGACGCTTCCTGGATACATATGACGCCGGAGGGGGCGTCAGGCCGATGCAGCCCCTCGGGGTACGCAGCAGCGGCGGAAGACCGCCGGCGACCACGGGCCCAGCCATTGCTACAAAATCAGGCAGAATCAAGAAATTAAATCGaatctaaaccctaaccctaataaccCTAAACAAGAACGAGATCGAAATTGAAAGATCTAGAACGGCGAACTGGAACTGGAAATGGAAAGAGAGATCGAAAAAGCTTATCTCAAGAAATTAAATCGaatctaaaccctaaccctaataaccCTAAACAAGAACGAGATCGAAATTGACAGATCTAGAACGAGAACTGAAATTGGAAATAGAAAGAGGGATCGAAAAAGCTTATCGCGATCGTGGCTCAGGGAACGAATGAACTGGGCGCGAGACGAGAGCCGAAACGAAGGGCGGAGGCgggcttcttttttttctttgcggGAAAAAGGAGGGAGACAGGTTGCTACGAATGGAAGGGTACAGGTATTGTACATATTTATGGTACTGGCGAACCGACTCGTATACAACTCGTATTGGTATTGGAATCGGAGTCGAAAACAGAAAGATCACACTTGTACAGCTATTTGACAGATCGGATACAGAAGTGCAGGCCGCGTACAAGGTTAGATGGGCCGAGCTACCCCCGGATCGCAACTAAACAAGGATTAGAGCATGCCTGCCGTCTACCATTTTGTCAGTGGGCCGGCCTAACAGGTTCTGCACGCTGCTTGCTTAGAAGAACGAGAATAAATCTAGAAATCGAAACACTGATCGAAAAGCTTATCTGGATCCATCGCGGCGGGAAAATCTGCATCGTGCGACGTACGGATGAGACACAGGCGTACGGCAATTTTAGCAGTCTAATCAGACTATCTCTGGATAGATATTGTAAAAGAGATACAGTTGTTGGAACAATGGATCATTTTTTGAGATGTTAGAACATCTCCAACGGGTGACGTATAAATTGTCTGCACACGTTCATTTGTGTGGCTTGCGGACGCGAAAATAGTCATGCATCCGTTTGTGTCACGCATTTTAGCTGCGGGTCATTTTTTCTAGAATATCAGAAAATTGCATCAACAAGCAAATTGCATGAACATATGACTATCATATTGACTTAAATTGAGATCTGAAATAAGTCTATCACATTGTGCACATGATATGGCACAAAATGTAATCCAAAGAGGCACAAACATGGCTAGAACAATAAATATAGTCCAAAAAAGCCATGGTGTTTGACAATGGGGACGCAAATCatgcgtctcgcgcgcggattttggTGCGCTTCTTCAGGAACTAGGCCCTGGTTTCGTCGTCCATGCTGCccaagtcggctagcatgatccttgtgtccttTGCCCGGATCTTGGTCTCGGCGTCCATCCTTCTGCCCTCGGCGTCACGCATTTTAACCTCGGCGTTAGCCTTATTGGCCTCGACGTCCAATCTTTGGACCTCAATGGCCTCTTTGGTGAGGTTAAGGTAGATGGCATTAGAGATCTCCTTTTTCAGGagcctcttctcgtcccttttGGCCAGGGCGGCTTGAGACTCGGCCATGATCTTCTCCAAGGTCTGGCTCAACACAAGGGTTGATGCCTCCCGAGCAAGAttggccttggtagccttatggccccgGGACGAGGCGCAAGGGCTTTCTGTCCTGGTTCATCGTCTTCTCCGTCCACGAGCAACGTGGTTCTCCCATTCTTAACAGCTTCATTGTAGGACACATAGCTAATCCTCTACTTTGGCGTGTCCTTCAACTTTTCCCAACAATGGACCATATATAAGCCCTTCCTATGAGTTGCTATGAACTTCTCCAAAGCCCTGGGCACCTGCAATTGCTAAAAGTTAGGTTCATATTGTTTGAGCACCTTGGCCCAGCAGACTTTGCCCTTTTGTTGGGCACCATTCATGCAGTCATTGTTGGTCACTAGCCACGCATCGCACAAACATTTGTCCTCGTCATCGTTGAAGCCGTTGGTCctgtggctctcccccttcttcttgccAACATCATCCCTGGTTAGGACAGGCCTGGTTGTTGGCTGCATGGGTTAGGTGGATAACAATCATCCGCCATCGATGTCTGGCCCATCAGCGTATGTTCCCATTGTTCCTGCGTCTCTAAGCCAGGATCCTGCGTCCCTATCTCGACGCCGGCTTCGCAGACGAAACCGCCGCCGAAGATCATAGCCTGGATATCTCCCTCATTGCATCCTGTCCAATAGGCCTACGAATCACCAGACGTCAGAAGAATGACACACGGCAGAGCGAGACACTGAGAGAGCAAATGTATCAGGTCATCCGTCATCGGGGCAGATGGTATCATTTCCTCAAACAGGGTGCAAGGCACCGGCATGTTCTCCTCCGGGATCTATCGCATCTTTTGTGTCGCGGCCGAGCACGAGTCACCGCTCCTCGGCGTCCGGTTCAGGTCGGGAACATCGGCCCCATTGAACTGGACCGCCGCGGCgctggaggcgaaccgcgacgccgcgtgGACCTGTGAGGGTGCAGGCTttccaggacgcagctgggaacttaccgagctcaccgacgaggccgagGGAGCGACGACCATGATCCTCTCTTGCTTTACGAAGAGCATGGCCTCCGCTATGCTAGGATCGAGGCCtacgtgggtgatacgtctccgacgtatcaataatttcttatgttccatgccacattattgatgatatctacatgttttatgcatactttatgtcatatttatgcgttttccggaactaacctattgacgagatgccgaagtgccggttcttgttttctcgctgtttttggtttcgaaatcctagtaaggaaatattctcggaattggacgaa contains:
- the LOC124702670 gene encoding F-box protein At5g39250, giving the protein MENGFPGEVLKAVFPLMDGKDLVFCMLVCRQWREIAKDDYFWKCICSRKWPSICKEPPSDTNFQKLYLTFSKPRKTMQLPVPKLTFEDLVFYIDMWHEGSLVFSQAVSGCILRAGLQNTPGGIPDILVAHLNTTDCTLMMEVKPKLTVPMGPVITVSVLAHRKDTHKMTCIINTSTFDYIDGNAARALAYEYLRFSPRYPFISDIRAWMSLLFLYKGAHSIEVFGIELDFCDAARSESEILWLLDMLDWK